A window of Lysobacterales bacterium genomic DNA:
ACGCTCGGGAAGTTTGGTCAGCGCAGCCCGGGCTCACGCGTAGGGATCCGGAATGCCGAGGCCCGCAAGCACTCCGCGCTCGATGGCCTCCATGGCCTCGGCCTCGTCCTCGTCCATGTGGTCATGGCCGAGCAGGTGCAGCACGCCGTGCACGAGCATGTGCGCGTAGTGGTGCTTGAGCGGCTTGCCCTGTTCTTCCGCTTCACGGGCGATGACCGGCGCGCACAGCACGAGGTCGCCGAGGATCGGCAGCGGCACCCCCGGCGGCAGTTCGGCCGGGAAGCTCAGCACGTTGGTGGCGTAGTCCTTGTCGCGGTAGTCGCGGTTCAGCGCGCGGCCTTCGTCAGCGTCGACGATGCGCACCGACAGCTCGCCGTCCTCGCGGCGGCCCGCCAGCGCGGCTTCGACATAGGCGCGCAGCGTGCCTGCGGCCGGCAGCCCCGCGCGCGGCAAGCCGTAGCTGACGTCGATGCGGCTCATGCCTGGGCCTTCGGCGTCGCGGCCTCAGCACTGGCCGCCTGCGCCTCGCGCTTGGCCAGCTCGCGCACCTCGTCGCGGCGGTCGTAGGCGCGGACAATGCGCGCCACCAGCGGATGCCGCACCACGTCGCTGGCGGTAAAGAAGGTGAACGAAATGCCCGGCACGTCCTTCAGCACCTCCAGCGCATCGCGCAGGCCCGACTTCTGGCCGCGCTGCAGGTCGATCTGGCTGAGATCGCCGGTGATCACCGCGGTGGCGCCAAAGCCGATGCGGGTCAGGAACATCTTCATCTGCTCGACCGTGGTGTTCTGCGCTTCATCCAGAATCACGAAGGCGTCGTTGAGGGTGCGTCCGCGCATGTAGGCCAGCGGTGCGATCTCGATGACGTTGCGCTCCAGCAGTTTGGCCACGCGCTCGGTGCCGAGCATTTCGTACAGCGCGTCGTACAGCGGACGCAGGTAGGGATCGACCTTCTGGCTCAGATCGCCCGGCAGGAAGCCGAGCTTTTCACCGGCCTCGACGGCAGGGCGCACGAGCATCAGGCGCTGGACGCGGTTCTCGTTCAGCGCTTCCACGGCCATCGCCACGGCGAGAAAGGTCTTGCCGGTTCCGGCGGGGCCGATGCCGAAGTTGATGTCGTGGGTGGCGATGGCGTGCAGGTAGCGCGCCTGGTTGGGGCCGCGGCCCTTGACCACGCCGCGCTTGACCTTGATCGCGACCTCCTGCGCGCCGCGCGCGGCGTCGGCGACCGTGCGCTCGACCAGAGCATCGACGCCGGCGTCCTGCAGCCGCAGATGCACCGCACCCGCGTTCAGCACTTCCTGTTCGGTGTCGGCGTACAGATCGCGCAGCAGCAGCTCGGCTTTTTCCGCGAGGGGCTCTTCGGCAATCACCCGGAACACGTTGCCGCGGTTGGCGATCTCC
This region includes:
- a CDS encoding PhoH family protein; translated protein: MSGNALVQRDFVLEPDSLERLANLCGPLDEHLRQIELRLGVEIANRGNVFRVIAEEPLAEKAELLLRDLYADTEQEVLNAGAVHLRLQDAGVDALVERTVADAARGAQEVAIKVKRGVVKGRGPNQARYLHAIATHDINFGIGPAGTGKTFLAVAMAVEALNENRVQRLMLVRPAVEAGEKLGFLPGDLSQKVDPYLRPLYDALYEMLGTERVAKLLERNVIEIAPLAYMRGRTLNDAFVILDEAQNTTVEQMKMFLTRIGFGATAVITGDLSQIDLQRGQKSGLRDALEVLKDVPGISFTFFTASDVVRHPLVARIVRAYDRRDEVRELAKREAQAASAEAATPKAQA
- the ybeY gene encoding rRNA maturation RNase YbeY is translated as MSRIDVSYGLPRAGLPAAGTLRAYVEAALAGRREDGELSVRIVDADEGRALNRDYRDKDYATNVLSFPAELPPGVPLPILGDLVLCAPVIAREAEEQGKPLKHHYAHMLVHGVLHLLGHDHMDEDEAEAMEAIERGVLAGLGIPDPYA